A single region of the Brachypodium distachyon strain Bd21 chromosome 3, Brachypodium_distachyon_v3.0, whole genome shotgun sequence genome encodes:
- the LOC100837703 gene encoding pentatricopeptide repeat-containing protein At3g59040: MEAAMGTLGSQSPLSFSSGLCNAKVSCGSLVYNVKIKSNRRLEVVCQGMFATRKFVRKKKEEVFTDAADEAKQKNWRRMMNEIEESGSAVSILKTQRSTKEPLPRDAVLGTLVRFKQLKKWNLVSEILEWLRTQHWWDFSEMDFLMLVTAYGKLGDFSRAERVLKYMNKKGYRPTVISQTALMEAYGRAKQYRKAEAVFHRMQTSGPEPSPITYQIILKSLVEGDKYKEAEAIFEDLLSEKRTFFKPDQKMFHMMIYMYKKSGDYAQARKLFAQMSERGIPQSTVTFNSLMSFEGDYKEVSSIYDQMQRAGLKPDVVSYSLLIKAYGKARREEEASAVFEEMLDAGIRPTRKSYNILLDAFAISGLVEEAQTVFKTMRRHRVEPDLCSYTTMLLAYVNASDMDGAEKFFRRIKEDGLRPNVVVYGTLMKGYSKLDNVEKVMRVYERMRMQGVEPNQTIFTTIMDVHGRNSDFGNAVIWFNEMETRGYPPDKKAKNILLSLAKTPEEQQEANELTGNGAIQLEVKPSGMTSGLDKDGADEHEGGRTDAGHHVSLNGACTAYDLNGSNGAGSSHFDEEDEDEDDYEEEDDGDLNFVSFKDKRELNFAT, translated from the exons atggaggcggccaTGGGTACGCTCGGCTCGCAGTCCCcgctctccttctcctccggccTCTG CAATGCAAAAGTATCCTGTGGTTCGCTTGTTTACAATGTGAAGATCAAGAGCAATCGAAGGCTTGAGGTTGTTTGCCAAGGAATGTTTGCAACGAGAAAGTTTGTgcggaagaagaaagaagaggtCTTCACAGATGCTGCTGATGaggcaaaacaaaagaattggAGGAGAATGATGAACGAGATAGAGGAGTCAGGATCAGCTGTATCAATCCTGAAGACTCAACGAAGCACGAAGGAGCCACTGCCAAGGGATGCTGTTCTTGGGACTCTTGTGCGCTTCAAACAGCTTAAGAAATGGAATCTGGTCAGCGAG atTCTCGAATGGCTTCGAACACAACATTGGTGGGACTTTAGTGAGATGGACTTCTTGATGCTTGTCACGGCTTACGGTAAGTTGGGAGATTTTAGTAGGGCAGAAAGGGTCCTAAAGTACATGAACAAGAAAGGTTACCGTCCGACTGTCATATCTCAGACTGCTCTGATGGAAGCCTATGGAAGAGCCAAGCAGTACCGGAAGGCTGAGGCAGTATTTCATAGGATGCAGACATCAGGCCCTGAACCATCACCTATTACATATCAAATCATTTTGAAATCTCTCGTTGAG GGGGATAAATATAAGGAAGCCGAAGCTATATTTGAGGACCTTCTTAGTGAGAAAAGAACCTTTTTTAAGCCAGACCAGAAGATGTTTCACATGATGATTTATATGTACAAGAAATCTGGGGACTATGCCCAGGCACGTAAGCTATTCGCACAGATGTCCGAGAGAGGAATCCCACAGTCTACAGTTACTTTTAATAGTTTGATGTCGTTTGAAGGAGACTACAAGGAAGTTTCTAGTATTTATGACCAG ATGCAAAGAGCCGGACTAAAACCAGATGTTGTAAGTTATTCCCTGCTCATCAAAGCTTATGGGAAAGCTaggagggaagaagaagcatcagCAGTGTTTGAGGAGATGCTTGATGCTGGAATCAG GCCAACACGCAAATCATATAATATTCTGCTTGATGCATTTGCGATATCTGGATTGGTAGAAGAGGCTCAAACAGTTTTCAAGACTATGAGAAGACACAG GGTTGAACCTGATCTCTGCTCTTACACAACAATGCTCTTAGCTTATGTAAATGCTTCTGACATGGATGGTGCTGAGAAATTTTTCCGTCGGATTAAAGAGGATGGTTTGAGGCCAAATGTTGTTGTTTATGGAACTCTGATGAAAGGCTACTCGAAGTTAGATAATGTTGAGAAAGTAATGCGAGTGTACGAGAGAATGCGGATGCAGGGTGTTGAACCCAACCAAACCATCTTTACTACCATCATGGATGTACATGGCAGGAACTCCGATTTTGGAAATGCTGTCATTTGGTTCAATGAAATGGAAACGCGTGGATACCCGCCAGACAAGAAAGCAAAAAACATCCTACTTTCGCTTGCCAAAACACCTGAAGAACAACAAGAAGCTAATGAGTTGACGGGGAATGGTGCAATTCAGCTTGAAGTAAAACCCAGTGGAATGACCTCTGGTTTAGATAAGGATGGTGCTGATGAGCATGAAGGTGGACGAACTGATGCTGGGCATCACGTTTCATTGAATGGTGCATGCACAGCATATGATCTAAATGGTAGCAATGGAGCTGGGAGCAGTCATTTTGAtgaggaggatgaagatgaagatgattacgaggaagaggatgatggagatttaaattttgtttcttttaaaGATAAGCGAGAACTAAATTTTGCAACTTGA
- the LOC100838011 gene encoding lactoylglutathione lyase produces MATGSEAAKSAEAVLEWPKQDKKRMLHAVYRVGDLESTIKCYTECFGMKLLRKRDVPEEKYTNAFLGFGPEDTNFALELTYNYGVDKYDIGEGFGHFAIANEDVYKLAETIKSKSCCTITREPGPVKGGSTVIAFAKDPDGYMFELIQRGPTPEPLCQVMLRVGDLDRSIKFYEKALGMKLLRKKDVPDYKYTIAMLGYDEEDKTTVIELTYNYGVTEYNKGNAYAQVAIGTDDVYKSAEAVELVTKELGGKILRQPGPLPGLNTKITSFLDPDGWKVVLVDHADFLKELH; encoded by the exons ATGGCGACCGGTAGTGAAGCCGCAAAGTCGGCAGAGGCTGTGCTGGAGTGGCCTAAGCAGGACAAGAAGAGGATGTTGCATGCTGTTTACCGCGTCGGGGATTTGGAGAGCACCATTAA GTGTTACACGGAATGCTTTGGGATGAAATTGTTGAGGAAAAGAGATGTTCCTGAAGAGAAGTACACCAATGCATTTCTTGGGTTTGGACCTGAGGACACCAACTTTGCATTGGAACTGACATACA ATTATGGTGTTGACAAGTATGACATTGGAGAAGGCTTTGGGCATTTTGCCATAGCAAACGAGGAT GTGTACAAGTTGGCTGAAACAATTAAGTCCAAGTCTTGTTGCACGATCACCCGTGAACCTGGTCCTGTGAAAGGAGGATCCACTGTGATTGCTTTTGCAAAGGACCCAGATGGTTACATGTTTGAGCTTATCCAGAGGGGTCCGACACCTGAGCCTCTCTGCCAAGTTATGCTTCGTGTTGGCGACCTTGATCGTTCTATCAAGTTTTATGAGAAG GCCCTTGGGATGAAGCTCCTAAGGAAGAAAGATGTACCTGACTATAAG TATACCATTGCCATGCTGGGTTATGATGAGGAAGATAAGACAACTGTTATAGAGTTGACATACAATTATGGTGTAACAGAATATAACAAGGGCAATGCATACGCTCAG GTTGCTATTGGCACCGATGATGTGTACAAGAGTGCTGAGGCTGTTGAACTGGTAACCAAAGAACTAGGAGGAAAGATCCTGCGGCAGCCAGGTCCACTGCCAGGGCTCAACACGAAAATTACCTCTTTCCTTGACCCAGATGGCTGGAAAGTG GTTCTGGTTGATCATGCCGACTTCCTCAAGGAACTCCACTGA
- the LOC100845700 gene encoding uncharacterized protein LOC100845700, with product MESGKEAAANAGASARARVEKARAAVQGQVDKAAAYTSGHREAAEVNWEAAEVKKQQRVRAAEEEKQRALRDNAKDHRGGAGSGGGTDKSPPTEGAHGDAEE from the coding sequence ATGGAGTCggggaaggaggcggcggcgaacgcGGGGGCttcggcgcgcgcgcgggtggagaaggcgcgggcggcggtgcAGGGGCAGGTGGACAAGGCGGCGGCGTACACGTCGGGCCACCGGGAAGCCGCCGAGGTCAACTGGGAGGCGGCCGAGgtgaagaagcagcagcgggtgcgcgccgccgaggaggagaagcagcgAGCCCTAAGGGACAACGCCAAGGAccaccgcggcggcgccggctccggcggagggACGGACAAGAGTCCGCCGACGGAGGGCGCGCACGGCGACGCCGAGGAGTGA